TTAGTAACTCCCTTCGATTGAAGAGAGTGAAATTATAAACAATCATATGAGGAGGAATTATCATGGAAAAAACACTACAAGTTGAAGGAATGACATGTAATCACTGCAAATCAGCGGTTACAAACGCTTTGAAGGAGTTAGATGGTGTGAAAGAGGTTACTGTAAACCTTGAAAAAGGGGAAGCATCAGTTGTATATGAAGAAGGTACAGTGAATGAATCAGACATGAAAAATGCAGTTGAAGATCAAGGATACGACGTTAAATAGTAGTGTGAGGGGATACCCGGGGCCAAAGTGCTCCGGGTATTTTTTATGCTCGGATATGTATGATAGGTCCATCTGTGAGTGGTACCATCTTACTAAAATGGCGAGAATAATGTTGGAAATGTCGAGATTGATACGGGAAATGTCGAGATTAAACTGGGAAATGTCAAGATTAGGTTAAAGATTGGCAAGGCGAGATGAATAACAATTTTGCGCTCGCACCAGTCAAAATGCAATTGAAACGTGTACAACCTTTTCAGAATAGAGTGTTGTAGAAGAGAAGGTAGGGATTGAAATGAATTATTCAAAATGGAAGGGATACTCAGGCTGGGGGGAGTGGTATCCTAGATGGCCATCACCTATGGAGACAGATCCAGATGATGTGACCCAAATGATGTTTTCCGCGAAAAGCTTCATCACTCCAACTGAAGAGCTACTCTCATTACTGAAAACGATTACAACGGATCAAAACTTTGCTCATAGATTGAAAAAAGCAGCAGAATTAAATCAAAATGAGCAAGTCAAATTGTTAATCAAAGAAAAAGGCGTATTCACAGACTTCAATGTTGCAGTAAACCCAAGTGGCATCCGGATTGAATTCAAACCTGATCATGTCGAAGCGTGTTTTTATATTACATTTTCCCTTTGTTGGTAAAATCGAACTTTCTACCTTGGCAACCTTTCATAATTGGGAAAATCCACGAAAATATACACGGTTATTGTGCATGAAAATCGCATAACTTTCCCAATACAAAGGACTCCTGAGCTGTGATAGGATAAAAGTACCTTAAATAAACGAAAAGGATGTGGGAATATGTCTAGAATGATTGTTACCGTAAAAAGAGGGAAGAAATGGGCCAATATTTTAGACGGTAATTACCGATCCTCGAGTACTCATCTTACCCAGCAGGATGCCATTGAGGTGGCGAAGAATCGTGCACAACAAAAGGGTTACGAGCATGTCATTTATCGTAAAGATGGGACCATTCGTGAAGTCAACAAGTACTTACCGCTAACGATTCAAAAGTAGCAACATAGGTCTTATTAACTGCACATAATCATAGTAAAAAGGGATTGGCGACTGCCAATCCCTTTTTGTGTGTTGTCAATCTAGAGCAATGGAAAAAGAACGAATAATAGTAAGTCGAAAATGAGATGAGAAACTAAAGGAACGATCATGTTCTTCGTGTATTCATATAGAATAGCCCATACGAAGCCAGCAAGTAGAGCTGCAAGGACAAGTAATAGACTGCCTGATGCAAGATGTGCTAATGCGTAAAGCCCGACAGATATCCATATGCGCTTCATAACAGATCCAGAAATCTTCTTCTGAACATATCCTCTCCAAAACCATTCTTCTGCTGGGATAATTAATATAAACACTAGGACAGTCTGCCACGTCGTTTCAGGTTTAATCAAACCATATAATTGAGTCAGTTCCTCAAACATTGAGGGCATAAGGTTCACAACCATGATCTTACCTATCGCAAATAGTAGATAGATTGCAACACCACTTACCACCGCAATCACTAGCAATTTATTAGAAGGCTTAAAAACCTTGGGTTTCCCTTTCAAGCTTGCAACTATTAATAAACTACCTTGAACAAGAGGAAATAGAACCCAAAAATATGCATCAGACTGAAATGCAAATGCTAATAGAATAATCGCGATAACCGTGTGTGTAATCCATTTATTCATGGTGGTGTAAACCTTTGGCGGGATTCGCTATAACTTGTTGACTTTGTTTATTTCTTGGTCTTTTTAAGAATAGATAAATACCTATTAAAATTATCAAACCACCTACCAATTGCTCCGCTCGAATGAACTCATCTAACAGGAAATAAGCGAGAATAGATGCGCCAATTGGTTCACCTAAAATGCTCATTGAAATGACGGTCGTGCTAACATGCTTCAAAGCCCAATTAAAAATTGTGTGCCCTAGGAGGGTAGGGAACAATGCAAGTAAAATAAAATACACCCAGTCTTGACCAGGGTAAGGTCCAAGCTTATATCCTAAACTTAAGCTATAGATCAAGAGGGTACAAGTAGCCATCCCATAAACAATAAATGTATAGGTCATGAGATGAAGTCGTTTCCTTACATTTTGTCCAAATAAATAGTACACGGTAACGGCAATTGCGCCGAGTAAGGCTAATAAATCCCCAAACAAAGCCATTCCACTAATTTGAAAATCTCCCCAACTAATGAGAATGCTACCGCCTATTGCTAATGAACCTCCTAAAATAGCTTTTAGGGTCAGCTTCTCACTAAAAAAGATATAAGTCCCAATAAAAGCAAAGATCGGTTGCAAAGCCACTAGTACGACAGAGCTGGCGACAGAGGTGTAATTCAAAGACTCAAACCAAAGGATAAAATGAAAGGCCAAGAAAACTCCAGCAAATAGGCAAAATACTAGATCTCTTCGTTCAATCTTTATAAAGTCACGCCTGAAATAGATTAGGATGAAAGGCGTCATTAGGAGTGTAGTAAATAATAATCGGTACCCTGCGATAATAGGTGCAGGTGCAGAAGAAAGCTTTACGAGAACAGCAGATGTAGAGACTGATAAAACACCTATACAAATTGCTAGGTATGGATTAATGATTGGATCTTTTTTCAATGAGTACCTCCTAGTTCAGCCAAAATGATAATTGTAGTTTATCACGGTCAGATACGAAGCGGAATACAAATTTAAATGTGATTAATCGAGATAACTAAACTTCTAGTCGATATATGTCGATATAACTAGATATAAGCTCAGAGCTGGGGGCAACGATTTATGAAATTGACTTGGATGAATCGATTAATATATTTATTATTTATTTCACTATTTATTACATTATCAATAAATCCAAATGGTGTGGCATCCTTCGGATATTTCATCATAATCATATTTGGAGTAATAATCCTATTCAGTATAGGTTTGTTATACAAAGGATGGAAAGAAAGTACTAATTTGAAACGGACGCTATCCATTTATACAGCTGCTAGTATTATGACAGTGGCGATAGCAGAATTCATACGATACTTTGCACACGTTGATGGAGGATTTTTTAAAGTTTTTCCGGATGCATTGTGGATTGTTCATATTTTACTATTGTCAGTAGGATTGGCGATTGTCATCAAGAGGGTGCGATCGAATTTCCAAATAAGCTATCTATTACTTGATCTACATATTTCAATTACCGTCTTTGGATCGATCTGGTTTGTCACGTATCAAAATTTCGATAAAAACCATTTACTTTCATTTGAGATGGTCTATCCACTTGGCGCTTTATATGTGCTTTTCATAATGGCAACGCTGTTACTCATCAATGACAAACCGATTAAGAGAAACGTATTAAACAGTCTTTTGTTAGGTTTATCTATTTGCATGTTTTCAAGTGTCCTACTCATGATTGATTCGTTAGACGGTGTTCTATATCGTGGTAAATACTTAATCCTAGATGGACTAGGGTTATATACGATTGCTGCGGCATTTGTTAGGAAACAATCTAACATTCAAAAGCGCTGGAAGAGATCTATGACAATCAGTTATTCACATTGGGAGATCATCCGGCCAATCATTCAATATACGGGCGTTTTGGTGCTCTTATACGAATACATATTTTATTTTCGAGACAGCAACATTTTATTCATAGGTCTAGTCATTACTGTTGTACTTGTCATCTGTCGTGATTTAATCACCATTGTCCAAAATCAATCGTTGGTTAGGAGATTGAAGATTTTCAATCAACAGTTGGAAAAGAAGATCGGTGAAAGGACAAAAGAGTTGACTAACTCACACCGAGATTTAGAGCATGCATTTGAACAAATTGAGTATGTTTCAAGGCATGATACATTCAGCCAATTGCCGAATAGAAGGTTTCTTGAACAGATGATCGAACGAAAGATACAACAAAACCAATCGATTGTGTCACTCATTATTATCGATGTCAATCGATTAAAGCATATCAATGATACTGTAGGTCATGCAGTAGGAGACTTGCTTTTACTAGAACTCATTAAACGAATACAACTAAAAATTCCTCGAAATGCTTTTCTTGCACGGCATGGTGGAGATGAGTTCGCAATTGTTATTGATGGACTCAAACAAAGCTATGAAGTGGAACAATTAACCGAACAATTATTAGAAACGGTCGAATCCCCATTCCACATTCAAGGGAAAGAATTGTCCATTACGATTAGCATTGGTGTTTCAATTTATCCAAATCATTCTAAGTCCGTGGAAGACATGATGAAACATGCAGACTTAGCCATGTACAAAGCGAAGGAAGAACAGCAAAACAAAGTTGTTTTCTACTCGCCTGATATGAATGAAGAACTTGTTGGACGAATGGAATTATTAAATGAGCTACATAATGCGGTAAAAAGAAATGAATTTGTCGTCAATTATCAACCACAGTTTCATATCGGTCATAGCCAACTATCCGGAGTAGAAGCACTCGTACGTTGGAATCATCCTACTCGTGGTTATGTTTCGCCTGGTGAGTTTATTCCACTAGCAGAAGAGTTTGACTTAATTGTTCAAATTGATGGCATTGTTTTAGAGACAGCGATAGCACAATTTATGGAATGGAAGAAAAGAGGCATTGCACCACCACGACTCAGTGTAAACTTATGTCCACAGCAATTTGAAAAAGGAGATCTAAGCAGCAAACTTAAGCGTCTTTTCGAACAATATCAGTTCCCACCGCACCGGTTAATACTTGAAATTACAGAAAGTGTTGCGATGAAAGACGAGAAGTTTCTCACTTCTCAATTACAAGAAGTTTCCTCTATGGGTGTACAAATTTCAATTGATGATTTTGGAACCGGGTATTCTTCACTTAGCTATGTTAAGAACTACCCATTAAACCAATTGAAAATTGCAAGACCATTTATAACAGATGTTCCGAGGAGTAACAAAGATATAGCTATGGTAAAAGCCATTATTGATTTGTCACATCACTTTAATTTGAACGTGGTAGTTGAAGGTGTGGAAACAGTTGAGCAACTCAATTTTCTTAAATCTGTTCAATGCGAAGAAGTACAAGGATTTTATTACTCAAAACCACTTCATTCAACCGAATTAGAAAAGAAATATTTGTTG
This Pseudalkalibacillus berkeleyi DNA region includes the following protein-coding sequences:
- the copZ gene encoding copper chaperone CopZ; translation: MEKTLQVEGMTCNHCKSAVTNALKELDGVKEVTVNLEKGEASVVYEEGTVNESDMKNAVEDQGYDVK
- a CDS encoding DUF2188 domain-containing protein gives rise to the protein MSRMIVTVKRGKKWANILDGNYRSSSTHLTQQDAIEVAKNRAQQKGYEHVIYRKDGTIREVNKYLPLTIQK
- a CDS encoding CPBP family intramembrane glutamic endopeptidase is translated as MNKWITHTVIAIILLAFAFQSDAYFWVLFPLVQGSLLIVASLKGKPKVFKPSNKLLVIAVVSGVAIYLLFAIGKIMVVNLMPSMFEELTQLYGLIKPETTWQTVLVFILIIPAEEWFWRGYVQKKISGSVMKRIWISVGLYALAHLASGSLLLVLAALLAGFVWAILYEYTKNMIVPLVSHLIFDLLLFVLFPLL
- a CDS encoding DMT family transporter is translated as MKKDPIINPYLAICIGVLSVSTSAVLVKLSSAPAPIIAGYRLLFTTLLMTPFILIYFRRDFIKIERRDLVFCLFAGVFLAFHFILWFESLNYTSVASSVVLVALQPIFAFIGTYIFFSEKLTLKAILGGSLAIGGSILISWGDFQISGMALFGDLLALLGAIAVTVYYLFGQNVRKRLHLMTYTFIVYGMATCTLLIYSLSLGYKLGPYPGQDWVYFILLALFPTLLGHTIFNWALKHVSTTVISMSILGEPIGASILAYFLLDEFIRAEQLVGGLIILIGIYLFLKRPRNKQSQQVIANPAKGLHHHE
- a CDS encoding putative bifunctional diguanylate cyclase/phosphodiesterase, coding for MKLTWMNRLIYLLFISLFITLSINPNGVASFGYFIIIIFGVIILFSIGLLYKGWKESTNLKRTLSIYTAASIMTVAIAEFIRYFAHVDGGFFKVFPDALWIVHILLLSVGLAIVIKRVRSNFQISYLLLDLHISITVFGSIWFVTYQNFDKNHLLSFEMVYPLGALYVLFIMATLLLINDKPIKRNVLNSLLLGLSICMFSSVLLMIDSLDGVLYRGKYLILDGLGLYTIAAAFVRKQSNIQKRWKRSMTISYSHWEIIRPIIQYTGVLVLLYEYIFYFRDSNILFIGLVITVVLVICRDLITIVQNQSLVRRLKIFNQQLEKKIGERTKELTNSHRDLEHAFEQIEYVSRHDTFSQLPNRRFLEQMIERKIQQNQSIVSLIIIDVNRLKHINDTVGHAVGDLLLLELIKRIQLKIPRNAFLARHGGDEFAIVIDGLKQSYEVEQLTEQLLETVESPFHIQGKELSITISIGVSIYPNHSKSVEDMMKHADLAMYKAKEEQQNKVVFYSPDMNEELVGRMELLNELHNAVKRNEFVVNYQPQFHIGHSQLSGVEALVRWNHPTRGYVSPGEFIPLAEEFDLIVQIDGIVLETAIAQFMEWKKRGIAPPRLSVNLCPQQFEKGDLSSKLKRLFEQYQFPPHRLILEITESVAMKDEKFLTSQLQEVSSMGVQISIDDFGTGYSSLSYVKNYPLNQLKIARPFITDVPRSNKDIAMVKAIIDLSHHFNLNVVVEGVETVEQLNFLKSVQCEEVQGFYYSKPLHSTELEKKYLLQHQQERLNA